The sequence GTAGCAACCGCCGACCAACGCCAGCGTCGTCGTCGCCAACCAACGCACCCGCACGCCCTTGCGATTGAGCCCCATCCCACCGCCAGGATAGGCGGTGGTCGGCGCGCGCGTCCGGCGGGCGCCTACCGCATTCGCTGTAGCGCGGCGCGATCGATCCCGGTGCGCGCGGATCCGGCGGCTGTCAATTCCAACACGCGATCACTCGTGGCGCAGCGCCTCGATGGGCTGCAATCGCGCCGCGCGTAGGGCCGGATACAGGCCCGACACCAGGCCCACCGCGAGCGAAACCCCGGTCGAGAGCACGATGGTCGACGCCGTGACCACCGTCGGCCAGTCGGCCCACGCCGCGACCACGTCGGCGATGCCGATGCCCAGGCCCACGCCGGCTGCGCCCCCGAGTAGCGACAGCGAGAACGCCGTGAGTAGGAACTGCAGCCCGATGTCGCGACGGCGCGCCCCGACCGCGCGACGGATACCGATCGCGCGGGTCTGCTCCAACACCGAGGCCAGCATGATGTTCATGATGCCGATGCCACCGACCAGCAGCGAGATGCCGGCGATGCAGCCCATCACGAGATCGAACAGGCGCTGGGTCTCGCGGCTCTGCTCGAGCAGCTGCTGCGGCACCACCACCTCGAAATCGTCGGCGCCGCCGTGCAGGCGCTCGACCAGACCGGCCACCACCGCCGCCACTGCGAGCGGATCGGCATCGGGCAGCGTGCGCACCGTGATCTCCGCCAGCGGATCCTCGAGGGGGTCGTGGTCGAACTTGCGCTGCGCGGTCGACAGCGGCACGAGGATCTCGCGCGCCCGCGAGGCCACCGCGACGCCCTCGATGCGCTCGTCGTCGTCGCCCTCGGGCGCGAGCACACCGACCACCTCGAGCCACACGTCGTTGACCTTGACCGCCTGCCCGAGCGCCTCGGCCGCGCCGAACAGCTCGCGCCGGGTCGCCGATCCGAGCAGGCACACCTGCGCGTGGGTGCGTTCGTCGATCGCGTCGAGCATTCGCCCCTGCGCCAGCGTCAACGCCGTGAGGTGGGCGTGGGCCGGGGTCACGCCGTAGACCTTGGCCTCGGTCTTCCCCGTGTGCGAGAGGATCTTGTAGGCGTCGATCTCGACCCGCGGCGCCGCGAGATCGATCTGCGGCACCGCCTCCTCGATGGCATCGACGTCGCGCAGCGAGAGCCCGGTCGACTTCTTGCGGATCTCGACCAGCTCGTCCTTCTCCAACGACTTGGCGCGCACCAACACATTGCGCACGCCCATGCGCTCGATGAGGCCCAGTGCACGTCGCTGAGCACCGGCGCCGATCGACAGCATCGCGATCACGGCACCGACGCCGAACATCATGCCGAGCATGGTCAGCGCCGAGCGCAGCTTGTGGCCGCTCAAGGTCTCGAGCGAGGCCGCGAGCGCATCGGTCATGCGCATCATCGCGAACCCTCCTGCGCCGCGCCGCGGGCGGCCGCGGCGGCGTTGCTCTGCTCGGGGTCGCGCAAGGCGACCTCGTCGCCGGGCTCGAGCCCGGCTTCGAGCACGACCCGGCCCGGGCTGGCCTGGCCCAGCGCGACCTCGACCTGCAGGAACTCGTCGCCGCGACGGCGGAACACCACGTGTCGGCCGTCGCGCTCGAAGACCGCCTGCCGCGGCACCACGATCGCGTCGGCCTGCTCGACGAAGATGGTGGCGTGCACGCGCTGGCCCACGCGCATGACCGCGAGGTCGGGCTCGGCCACCGCCAGCTCCACGCCGAAGTAGTGCACCGGCACCTCGGGGTTGCGCGGCTGCGCGAGGGTGTCGATGTGCTTCACCTTCGCTTCGAAGGCGCGCTCGGGGTGCGCGTCGACCACAAGCTCGGCGCCGAGCTGCTCGACGACGTTGCCGGCATCGGCCTCGAGCACGAACACGTCGGCTTGCATGGCGGCGACGAGCGGCAGCTCGGCGAGCTTCTGTCCGCCCCACACGGTATCGCCGACACGCACAGTCTCGCCGCGCCAGCCCCGTTCGAGCACGACCACGCCGTCGTGGGGCGCGGTGACCTCGAGGCGTGCGAGCCGCTCCTGCGCGTGTTCGACCTCGCGGCCGTGTTGCTCGCGAGCGATCTCGTGCAGCGCCCGCTGCCGCGCACTGACCTTGCGCTCGACCCCCTGCACGCGCGCGGCGTGGCCGGCCTTGGCCTGCGCGAGCTCGAGGTCGATGCTGTCCTCGGCCACGTCGATGCGCGAGAAGATGGTCGTGTCGGTGGTTTGGAAGGTC is a genomic window of Deltaproteobacteria bacterium containing:
- a CDS encoding HlyD family efflux transporter periplasmic adaptor subunit gives rise to the protein MIAVRIASPWLLALVACGRLEAAVVEQVPTVVVEPRQSFVRKVRADGVLRPVEATQVAAPADADGPLKIAWIVDDGAHVKKGDVVVRFDASDARRMLADSRDDLATAERQIGKVGVQGKATQSKRERAATVAKREAEVAKTFQTTDTTIFSRIDVAEDSIDLELAQAKAGHAARVQGVERKVSARQRALHEIAREQHGREVEHAQERLARLEVTAPHDGVVVLERGWRGETVRVGDTVWGGQKLAELPLVAAMQADVFVLEADAGNVVEQLGAELVVDAHPERAFEAKVKHIDTLAQPRNPEVPVHYFGVELAVAEPDLAVMRVGQRVHATIFVEQADAIVVPRQAVFERDGRHVVFRRRGDEFLQVEVALGQASPGRVVLEAGLEPGDEVALRDPEQSNAAAAARGAAQEGSR
- a CDS encoding ABC transporter permease: MMRMTDALAASLETLSGHKLRSALTMLGMMFGVGAVIAMLSIGAGAQRRALGLIERMGVRNVLVRAKSLEKDELVEIRKKSTGLSLRDVDAIEEAVPQIDLAAPRVEIDAYKILSHTGKTEAKVYGVTPAHAHLTALTLAQGRMLDAIDERTHAQVCLLGSATRRELFGAAEALGQAVKVNDVWLEVVGVLAPEGDDDERIEGVAVASRAREILVPLSTAQRKFDHDPLEDPLAEITVRTLPDADPLAVAAVVAGLVERLHGGADDFEVVVPQQLLEQSRETQRLFDLVMGCIAGISLLVGGIGIMNIMLASVLEQTRAIGIRRAVGARRRDIGLQFLLTAFSLSLLGGAAGVGLGIGIADVVAAWADWPTVVTASTIVLSTGVSLAVGLVSGLYPALRAARLQPIEALRHE